A region of Lepeophtheirus salmonis chromosome 13, UVic_Lsal_1.4, whole genome shotgun sequence DNA encodes the following proteins:
- the LOC121127649 gene encoding two pore channel protein 1, with protein sequence MDEPIEDNKSHHSLQLNETSKDVPNIVGNTSGVSSRTFAYREMPDYEVANSHWDSNYREASIFLEEGLNNEKFNHHPCSSEALPAYLLVHNVVFNVIDLCASIVLLGLAFFEDPCLPSVKFPPIIHAGIELCSLVLVAVQVLLKTRWIGWKDFFRHKRTAFKIGTLFVMVIETLTVMVRNQTHFRVTRALRPIFIIDNHYCWGVRRFIRQILQSLPPIFDMMGLIVFVMIIYSVFGFYLFSDWDPDNFQTFVQSFVSLFVLLTTANYPDVMMKSYHKSFWSSTFFISYLSINLYILMNLMLAVVYDTFTKIEKDKFRKLYLHKRKAAQHAFKLLVTRERKNVISFNHFRGLITFYKPSASDTEAFLIFKFLNKSQLKFITLDEFYNVYDACVYKWRPAKSDEPWYNDSISGCTKKIFELINKIVTSAWFDHSISFVVLINGIILLVQAGVMASAVEDQYIYVTWISYFFIGLYTAEATFKLLGLGLNKYFSDSWNTFDFITTVLGILSLIFEYLGTPIFFIVILRPLRLLSLFRIKQRFRDVFGTTVILYPRMVSAVIVIILIYYFFAIIGMECFHGLPLKNCCKNTSVEQFYKFEEGSSSNLYFYLNNFNDLASSGVTLFELTVVNNWFVIMEGFAHVKNESSRLFFMVFYLFTMIVMTIIVAFILEAFLFRIQYKECLTKEDEIKKLMTEVVISSDEVNDYIRKGQSSNQTPVLPNAVFRFNGYKSRTKTQLQQLMYANEMDGWIAEAQSEESNIIARALNSSNRGRCESSEDNGDAIFFHQNQNSGGASVHIVDDEEGEVSTINRRIISDDTS encoded by the exons ATGGATGAACCTATTGAGGATAACAAGTCTCATCATTCCCTTCAGCTCAATg AAACTTCGAAAGATGTTCCTAATATTGTGGGAAACACGTCTGGTGTGTCCTCCAGGACGTTTGCATATCGTGAAATGCCAGACTACGAAGTGGCAAATAGCCATTGGGACTCTAATTATAGAGAGGCTTCTATTTTCCTTGAAGAAGGTTTGAATAATGAGAAATTCAATCATCATCCATGTTCTAGCGAGGCCCTTCCTGCCTACTTACTTGTACATAATGTTGTGTTCAACGTTATAGACTTATGTGCCAGTATTGTTTTATTGGGACTCGCTTTTTTTGAGGATCCCTGCTTACCTAGTGTCAAGTTCCCTCCGATTATTCATGCCGGGATTGAATTGTGTTCCTTAGTACTCGTAGCCGTCCAAGTTCTACTTAAAACTAG GTGGATTGGATGGAAAGACTTTTTCCGTCATAAGAGAACTGCTTTTAAAATTGGGACTCTATTTGTAATGGTCATTGAAACATTGACTGTTATGGTACGCAATCAAACACATTTCCGAGTTACTCGAGCCTTGAGACCCATATTTATAATCGATAATCATTATTGTTGGGGTGTTCGAAG GTTTATCCGTCAAATTCTTCAAAGTCTTCCACCTATATTTGATATGATGGGCCTGATCGTATTTGTTATGATTATATATAGTGTCTTTGGATTCTATTTATTCAGTGATTGGGACCCAGACAATTTTCAAACCTTCGTTCAAAGCTTTGTCTCTCTTTTTGTCCTTCTCACGACGGCCAA ttatcctGATGTGATGATGAAAAGCTATCATAAGAGTTTTTGGTCTTCTACATTTTTCATATCTTATCTTTCAATAAATCtgtatattttgatgaatttgatGCTTGCTGTTGTATATGACACCTTCACCAAAATTGAGAAAgacaaatttagaaaactaTATCTTCATAAGCGAAAAGCGGCACAACATGCCTTCAAACTCCTTGTCACTAGAGAGCGGAAAAACGTAATTTCATTTAACCATTTTCGAGGATTAATCACTTTTTATAAGCCGTCAgcat cggATACTGaagcatttttaatttttaaatttttgaataaaagccAATTGAAGTTTATTACTTTGGATGAATTTTATA acgTGTATGATGCCTGTGTATACAAATGGAGGCCTGCCAAATCTGATGAGCCATGGTACAATGACTCAATATCTGGTTGTACAAAAAAGATATtcgaattaatcaataaaattgttaCAAGCGCTTGGTTTGATCACAGTATTT CATTTGTGGTTCTAATCAATGGAATCATTTTGTTAGTCCAAGCTGGAGTCATGGCCTCTGCAGTTGaagatcaatatatatatgtcacaTGGATATCATATTTCTTCATAGGGT TGTATACTGCTGAAGCAACGTTTAAACTGCTAGGATTGggattaaacaaatatttttcggaTAGCTGGAATACTTTTGACTTTATAACCACTGTTCTTGGAATTTTGagtcttatttttgaatatttaggaactccaattttttttattgttatactaCGACCCCTCAG GCTCTTGTCCTTATTTCGAATAAAACAGAGGTTTCGAGATGTTTTTGGAACTACGGTTATTCTGTATCCCAGAATGGTATCGGCagtaattgttataattttaatttattattttttcgccATCATTGGGATGGAGTGCTTCCATGGTTTACCACTCAAAAATTGTTGCAA gaaCACATCTGTCGAACAATTTTACAAGTTTGAAGAAGGGTCTTCCTCAAATTTGTACTTTTATCTAAATAACTTTAACGATCTTGCATCATCTGGagttactttatttgaattaactG TCGTGAATAATTGGTTTGTGATTATGGAAGGCTTTGCGCATGTTAAAAACGAATCGAGTCGTTTATTTTTCATGGTTTTTTATCTATTCACAATGATTGTTATGACCATAATAGTAGCCTTTATTTTAGAAGCTTTTCTCTTTAGAATTCAGTATAAAGAGTGTTTAACCAAAGAAGATGAAATTAAAAAGCTGATGACGGAGGTTGTCATATCTAGCGATGAAGTGAATGATTATATTCGAAAGGGGCAATCAAGCAATCAAACCCCTGTTCTTCCTAAT GCTGTTTTTAGATTTAATGGTTATAAGAGTCGAACAAAAACCCAACTTCAGCAACTTATGTACGCAAATGAAATGGATGGATGGATTGCAGAAGCTCAGAGTGAGGAATCAAATATAATTGCAAGAGCTCTGAATTCATCCAACAGAGGAAGATGTGAGTCATCTGAAGATAATGGAGACGCCATCTTTTTCCACCAAAATCAAAATAGTGGAGGAGCCTCTGTTCACATTGTTGATGATGAGGAAGGAGAAGTCTCAACCATTAATAGACGAATAATAAGTGATGATACTTcctaa
- the LOC121128230 gene encoding THAP domain-containing protein 1, with product MPHCCAVYGCHTSKKKSNEHISFHRFPKEVNERKKWRIAICRKGWKPTDSSRICSIHFKDEDYIEGLQRRVLTPGAIPSIFPSFPPHLQRVENKRRVLVRNNIQKFGLQNNEKSNKGQRSSIPLIMPPYKPPPSKPITETEHNYSYPNDINILKNRCDMLKDTLERMSTQNKQFTGRVIRRDSKIKKINNKIQYWIKKNVLSIETIRNLKQYNIENRIIK from the exons atgcCTCATTGCTGTGCTGTTTATGGTTGTCacactagtaaaaaaaaatcaaatgaacatATTTCGTTTCATCGATTTCCAAAGGAGGTGAATGAGCGTAAAAAATGGAGGATTGCTATTTGCAGGAAGGGTTGGAAACCAACGGACTCATCCAGAATTTgttcaattcattttaaagatGAGGATTATATTGAAG GTCTTCAAAGACGAGTTTTAACGCCTGGTGCAATTCCAAGCATCTTTCCCAGCTTCCCACCACATCTCCAACGAGTAGAAAATAAACGCCGTGTCTTGGTTAGGAATAACATTCAAA aattcggtcttcaaaataatgaaaaaagcaACAAAGGCCAACGATCCTCCATCCCCTTGATTATGCCTCCTTATAAGCCGCCTCCTTCCAAACCAATAACAGAAACTGAACATAATTATTCTTATCCGAATGATATAAACATTCTGAAAAATCGCTGCGATATGCTTAAAGACACTTTGGAGAGAATGTCGACTCAGAACAAACAGTTTACAGGAAGAGTTATAAGGAGAgattcaaagataaaaaaaataaataataaaatacaatattggaTTAAGAAGAATGTTTTGTCTATTGAAACTATCCGTAATCTAAagcaatataatattgaaaataggataattaaatga